Part of the Tidjanibacter massiliensis genome is shown below.
GCAGCAGTTGTTCCCGACCGGCCAGGATGTTTTCCTTCTGTTTCCCCTTGAGGACATCGGTATGCGCCAGGATGTTTTCCACCGTGCCGAATTCGTTTACCAGCTTCACGGCACTCTTCTCCCCGATGCCGGGGACACCCGGAATGTTGTCTGCCGCATCGCCCCAGAGTGCCAGGATGTCGATGACCAGCCGCGGGTCGTCGATGCCGTACTGCTCGCGGAGCTGCTCGCAGCCGACGATCTCCACGCCTTCGCCGTTGCGGCGCTGTTTGTAGATGTAGACGTGGCGGTCGATGAGCTGTCCGAAATCCTTGTCGGGCGTCACCATGTAGACCTCGAAACCCTCTCCGGCGGCTTTGCGGGCGAGCGTGCCGATCACGTCGTCGGCTTCGTAGCCGGGGACCTCGAGGCAGGGAATGCGCATCGCTTCAAGGATGCGTTTGATGTAAGGAACGGCCGTCACGATGTCTTCCGGCGTTTCGTTTCGGTTAGCCTTGTACTGCGGATAGAGTTCGTTGCGGAAGGTTCCTCCCTTGGGGTCGAAGGCGACGCCCATGTAACGAGGCGCCTCCTTCATCAGGATGTCCCGCAGAAACTTGGTGAAGCCGAATACCGCCGAGGTGTTGATGCCCTGCCGGTTGCGCATGGGTCGCCCCATGAAGGCGTAATAAGACCTGTATATCAGGGCGTATGCGTCGAGTAGGTATAATCTTTCCATTGCCGGATGTCATTTCGGTTGTGTTTGTGGAGAGGGCTGCGGAGTGGCCGCAGCGGTGTTGCGGCGGCTGTCAGGCGTTGTCCGAGGCGAACCATTCCGCATAGGAGGTGGCCGTTTCGTGCAGGCGCAGGGAGAAGAGTTCCACTCCCCGGGGAAGCTCTGCCGCGATGGTCTCCGCGAAACGCGTGACGAGGTTTTCGCACGTAGGCTGGAACTCCACCGCCTGCAGCTTGCCGAACCGTGCGGCGAGCGTTCTTATCAGTTCGCCGTTGTCTGCGGTACGTCTTACCACCAGGCTGTGGTCGTAGACGTCCACGATGCGGCCCCCCACGATGCGCTTGAGTACGCCGAAGTCTATCACCATGCCGTATTTCGGATTCTGCGGGTCGCTGCACGGCGTTCCCGCCACGGTGACGAAGAGACGGTACGAGTGGCCGTGTATCTCGCTGCACGGGCCGTCGTAACCTTCCAGCATGTGTGCCATCTCGAAGGAAAACTCCTTCGTTACCCGGATGCGGCTCATGGTGTTATTCGAGGTATTTGACATCTATCTGGCGGCTGAACGACTGCACGAGCGAGATGAATGTTTCGGTCTTGAGCACGCCGTCGATGGTGAGTATCTTTTCGAAAAGTATCTGCATCAGGTGTTCGTTGTTCAGGCAGTACACCTTGAGCATCATGTTGTATTCACCCGTGATGAAGTGGCACTCCACCACTTCGGGGATTTGTTTCAGCGTCTCCACCGTATTTTCGTACCGCGAGGGGTCGGAGACGCGGATGCCGATGAGCGCACATACGTCGAATCCGAGCTTTTTCGGGTCCACTTCCAGACGCGAGCCGAGGATGACGCCCATTTCGTC
Proteins encoded:
- a CDS encoding Lrp/AsnC family transcriptional regulator, translated to MSKASIDAIDRKILQHLIRNARMPFLEIARECGISGAAIHQRVKKLDEMGVILGSRLEVDPKKLGFDVCALIGIRVSDPSRYENTVETLKQIPEVVECHFITGEYNMMLKVYCLNNEHLMQILFEKILTIDGVLKTETFISLVQSFSRQIDVKYLE
- a CDS encoding 6-pyruvoyl trahydropterin synthase family protein — its product is MSRIRVTKEFSFEMAHMLEGYDGPCSEIHGHSYRLFVTVAGTPCSDPQNPKYGMVIDFGVLKRIVGGRIVDVYDHSLVVRRTADNGELIRTLAARFGKLQAVEFQPTCENLVTRFAETIAAELPRGVELFSLRLHETATSYAEWFASDNA